The proteins below are encoded in one region of Sphingobium yanoikuyae:
- a CDS encoding transporter produces the protein MRAWGAAMLLAMAAQGGAAWAQDEREFCADRPGLDTPPCTMAPGKVQVELGLGDWTREQDVESRTDTVNVGDALLRIGLTDSLEAQLGWTAFGHVRTRDRVTGAVEKDSGIGDMRVALRQNLRNPDGSGFSIAVMPYASLPTGGDAIGDGDWGAGMLVPISYDLGQGFSLLATPEVDAAVDEDGDGRHLAYGSVAGLGFDISDSLSGSIEASLMRDDDPDGHATQALAGLSLGWQAGDDMQFDAGANLGLNHDSPDTELYVGVVRRF, from the coding sequence ATGCGGGCATGGGGCGCAGCGATGCTGCTGGCGATGGCGGCGCAGGGGGGCGCGGCTTGGGCGCAGGACGAGCGGGAATTTTGCGCCGACCGGCCGGGGCTCGACACGCCGCCCTGCACCATGGCGCCGGGCAAGGTGCAGGTCGAACTGGGGCTGGGCGACTGGACCCGCGAACAGGATGTGGAAAGTCGCACCGACACTGTGAACGTCGGCGACGCACTGCTGCGCATCGGCCTGACCGACAGCCTGGAAGCGCAACTGGGCTGGACCGCCTTTGGCCATGTGCGCACGCGCGATCGGGTGACCGGCGCGGTCGAGAAGGATAGCGGGATCGGCGACATGCGCGTCGCGCTGCGGCAGAATCTGCGCAACCCCGATGGTTCGGGCTTCTCGATCGCGGTCATGCCCTATGCCAGCCTGCCGACCGGCGGCGACGCGATCGGCGATGGTGACTGGGGCGCCGGGATGCTGGTGCCGATCAGCTATGATCTGGGCCAGGGTTTCAGCCTGCTGGCAACGCCTGAAGTGGATGCGGCGGTCGATGAGGACGGTGACGGCCGGCATCTGGCCTATGGCAGCGTCGCCGGGCTGGGCTTCGACATCAGCGACAGCCTGTCCGGATCGATCGAGGCGTCGCTGATGCGCGACGATGATCCCGATGGCCATGCCACCCAGGCGCTGGCCGGGCTGTCGCTGGGCTGGCAGGCGGGCGACGACATGCAGTTCGATGCCGGCGCCAATCTCGGCCTCAACCATGATAGCCCCGACACCGAACTCTATGTCGGCGTCGTCAGGCGCTTCTGA
- a CDS encoding LysR family transcriptional regulator has protein sequence MDQPLPNPPIPAPRRARRQWTPDRQRRFLAALLETGNISHAAQLVGMSRSSAHRLRDRLAGTGFDRSWANALALHAARRADPLAPIRPHKGPIGR, from the coding sequence ATGGACCAGCCCCTCCCCAATCCGCCCATCCCCGCACCCCGGCGCGCCCGCCGCCAATGGACGCCCGATCGCCAGCGCCGCTTCCTCGCCGCGCTGCTCGAAACCGGCAATATCAGCCATGCCGCGCAACTGGTCGGCATGTCCCGCTCCAGCGCGCACCGCTTGCGCGATCGGCTGGCCGGCACCGGCTTCGACCGAAGCTGGGCCAACGCGCTGGCGCTCCATGCCGCCCGCCGGGCCGATCCGCTCGCGCCGATCCGCCCGCACAAGGGACCGATCGGCCGATAA
- a CDS encoding aminotransferase class I/II-fold pyridoxal phosphate-dependent enzyme produces the protein MTDRPDTLSRRMLMRGAMGAAAIAGAAPALAQRDRKVAMSDDPKAMVATLTDGIFINSNENPLGPAPAALQALSGLDPLAGRYGMAFASKLESLFARQNGLSPDQVQVHPGSFMPLRSVALTYSSKTRPIAYFEPTFDQGFLGKGNQPVTRAVALPLAGDFTADLRKLLAAAPDAGVYYLCNPNNPTGLPIPRADIEWLLANKPVGSVLLVDEAYIHYSDAQSCLDLVAKGADILVTRTFSKIYGLAGLRCGLIAGRKDLLDGMADYGVNITPMPAVVAAEASLLDPMLLPQRKAYNKAVRDDLFAWLDARGLKYLPSQTSFAMIHVDRPGADVTAALAKEKIFIGGPRKHMDDWVRVSFGTPAEMQAFKIALARIMA, from the coding sequence ATGACCGACCGTCCGGACACTCTCAGCCGCCGCATGCTGATGCGCGGTGCCATGGGCGCGGCGGCAATAGCCGGTGCGGCGCCCGCCCTCGCCCAGCGCGACCGCAAGGTGGCGATGAGCGATGATCCCAAGGCCATGGTCGCCACGCTGACCGACGGCATCTTCATCAACAGCAACGAAAATCCGCTCGGCCCCGCACCCGCCGCGCTGCAGGCGCTGTCCGGGCTCGATCCGCTCGCCGGCCGCTATGGCATGGCCTTCGCCTCGAAGCTGGAAAGCCTGTTCGCCCGCCAGAACGGCCTGTCGCCCGACCAGGTTCAGGTCCATCCCGGCTCCTTCATGCCATTGCGCTCGGTCGCGCTGACCTACTCGTCCAAGACCCGCCCGATCGCCTATTTCGAACCCACCTTCGATCAGGGGTTCCTGGGCAAGGGCAACCAGCCGGTCACCCGCGCCGTCGCTCTGCCGCTGGCCGGCGACTTCACTGCCGACCTGCGCAAGCTGCTGGCCGCCGCGCCGGACGCAGGCGTCTATTATCTCTGCAATCCCAACAATCCGACCGGCCTGCCGATCCCGCGCGCCGACATCGAATGGCTGCTCGCCAACAAGCCGGTCGGTTCCGTGCTGCTGGTTGACGAGGCCTATATCCATTATAGCGACGCGCAGAGCTGCCTCGACCTGGTGGCCAAGGGCGCGGACATCCTCGTCACCCGCACCTTCTCGAAAATCTACGGCCTGGCCGGCCTGCGCTGCGGCCTGATCGCCGGGCGCAAGGATCTGCTCGACGGCATGGCCGACTATGGCGTCAACATCACGCCGATGCCCGCCGTGGTCGCGGCCGAGGCGAGCCTGCTCGACCCGATGCTGCTCCCCCAGCGCAAGGCCTATAACAAGGCGGTGCGCGACGATCTCTTCGCCTGGCTCGACGCGCGCGGCCTCAAATATCTTCCCTCGCAGACCAGCTTCGCGATGATCCATGTCGATCGCCCCGGCGCCGATGTCACCGCCGCCCTCGCCAAAGAGAAGATCTTCATCGGCGGCCCGCGCAAGCATATGGACGATTGGGTCCGCGTCTCCTTCGGCACGCCGGCCGAGATGCAGGCGTTCAAGATCGCGCTCGCCCGGATCATGGCATGA
- a CDS encoding aminotransferase class V-fold PLP-dependent enzyme, translating to MSLSRRQALGAALAVPLAAQAARAVAAPPSLPDKASFAATPVAYLDSASTHPVSLGAKAAADAYLAGRTLDPVAAARKPVDRAALIAKFATLMGADADEITWVQSTTMGEQAVLRALGFPHAGGRVVTDTLHFYAAFPMYQEMAKQGVDVAWVQAREGRIAPEDMARAITPGTKLVSVSAVSTYNGFQHDLKAISAMAHKVGALVYADIIHAAGAVPIDLHDSGVDFAACATYKWLMGDFGLGFLYVRRGVADQLPRTEYGYYGFAAPDAPPGIGLSPPQTHIFPLDPHGDAPTSYVARPGALGHFGTGTYAQAISAMLDHSISYISALTVPAIQAHAQRLIGQLRDELPRKGYRLITPPGTTSPLLSGVLPNAKGLLTDPLARAQVRLSVHDNYFRISPSVFNDDRDVERLIAALPRV from the coding sequence ATGAGCCTCAGCCGGCGCCAGGCGTTGGGGGCAGCGCTCGCCGTGCCGCTGGCGGCACAGGCCGCCCGCGCCGTCGCCGCACCGCCATCGCTCCCCGACAAGGCCAGTTTCGCCGCCACCCCGGTCGCCTATCTCGACAGCGCCTCCACCCATCCGGTGAGCCTGGGCGCCAAAGCCGCCGCCGACGCCTATCTCGCCGGCCGCACGCTCGATCCCGTCGCCGCCGCGCGCAAGCCGGTCGATCGTGCCGCGCTGATCGCGAAATTCGCCACGCTGATGGGCGCCGATGCGGACGAGATCACCTGGGTGCAGTCCACCACCATGGGCGAACAGGCGGTGCTGCGCGCACTGGGCTTCCCGCATGCTGGCGGCCGCGTCGTCACCGACACGCTCCATTTCTACGCCGCCTTCCCGATGTATCAGGAAATGGCGAAACAGGGCGTCGATGTCGCCTGGGTGCAGGCGCGCGAGGGCCGCATCGCTCCCGAGGACATGGCCCGCGCCATCACGCCGGGGACGAAGCTGGTCAGCGTCTCGGCCGTCTCCACCTATAATGGCTTCCAGCATGACCTGAAGGCGATCAGCGCGATGGCGCACAAGGTCGGCGCGCTGGTCTATGCCGACATCATCCATGCCGCCGGCGCAGTGCCGATCGACCTGCATGACAGCGGCGTCGATTTCGCCGCCTGCGCCACCTATAAATGGCTGATGGGCGATTTCGGCCTGGGCTTCCTCTATGTCCGGCGCGGTGTCGCGGACCAGCTGCCCCGCACCGAATATGGCTATTATGGCTTTGCCGCGCCCGATGCGCCGCCGGGCATCGGCCTGTCCCCGCCGCAAACCCATATCTTCCCGCTCGATCCGCACGGCGATGCACCGACCAGCTATGTCGCCCGCCCCGGCGCGCTCGGCCATTTCGGCACCGGCACCTATGCCCAGGCGATCAGCGCCATGCTCGATCATTCGATCAGCTACATCTCGGCGCTCACCGTCCCGGCGATCCAGGCCCATGCCCAGCGACTGATCGGCCAGCTGCGCGACGAGCTGCCGCGCAAGGGCTATCGCCTCATCACCCCGCCAGGCACGACCAGCCCGCTGCTGAGCGGCGTCCTGCCCAATGCGAAGGGCCTGCTCACCGATCCGCTGGCGCGGGCACAGGTCCGCCTGTCCGTCCACGACAATTATTTCCGCATCTCGCCATCGGTGTTCAACGATGACAGGGATGTCGAACGGCTGATCGCCGCCCTGCCCCGCGTCTGA
- a CDS encoding serine hydrolase, with protein MSSNDSRRVSSRLVLAVVALSACVGAPPQPGAQASSALPNNPPRQRVQPTTNTWPIKQVANPPAPFKDIDQREQPSPALVSVIQNLGQSFRGKVGIAVRRVGADWTVAYNGNVLFPQQSVSKLWVSMTFLDAVDRGKIRLADSTTITKKDLTLFHQPSAAMVGSGGWTTTYSDLMRRAMTQSDNTANDTLLRAVGGPDAVRGYLARRHIANIRFGPGERLLQSTTAGLDWRQDYSIGRNFYAARAALPMSVRQKALDNYLASPPDGAAPASIVQALAKLKEGDMLSSASARVLMNFMEEAKTGPQRIKGGVPHSWTYMHKTGTGQDLPPRSTGYNDVGIMTAPDGTSYAVAVMIGSTTVSIPERWQLMQAVSRAVVANHEKR; from the coding sequence ATGAGCTCGAATGATAGCAGGCGCGTCTCGTCGCGCCTTGTGCTTGCGGTGGTTGCCTTGTCCGCCTGCGTCGGCGCGCCACCCCAGCCGGGTGCCCAGGCCAGCAGCGCGCTACCGAATAATCCGCCGCGCCAGAGGGTGCAGCCCACGACCAACACATGGCCGATCAAGCAGGTCGCCAATCCCCCCGCCCCGTTCAAGGATATCGACCAGCGCGAGCAGCCCTCGCCCGCTCTCGTCAGCGTGATCCAGAATCTAGGCCAGAGCTTCCGTGGCAAGGTCGGCATCGCGGTGCGCCGGGTCGGGGCGGACTGGACCGTCGCCTATAATGGCAATGTCCTGTTTCCGCAGCAGAGCGTGTCGAAGCTGTGGGTGTCGATGACCTTCCTCGATGCGGTCGATCGCGGCAAGATTCGTCTCGCCGATTCGACCACCATCACGAAGAAGGATCTGACCCTGTTCCACCAGCCGAGCGCGGCGATGGTGGGATCGGGCGGCTGGACCACCACCTATTCCGACCTGATGCGCCGCGCGATGACGCAGAGCGACAATACCGCCAACGACACGCTTCTGCGCGCGGTCGGCGGGCCGGACGCGGTGCGCGGCTATCTGGCGCGCCGCCACATCGCCAATATCCGCTTTGGTCCGGGCGAACGGCTGTTGCAATCGACCACCGCCGGCCTCGACTGGCGGCAGGATTATTCGATCGGCCGCAATTTCTACGCCGCCCGCGCCGCGCTGCCCATGTCAGTGCGGCAGAAGGCGCTCGACAATTATCTCGCCAGCCCGCCCGATGGCGCGGCGCCGGCGTCGATCGTGCAGGCGCTGGCCAAGCTCAAGGAAGGCGACATGCTGTCCTCGGCCTCGGCACGCGTGCTGATGAACTTCATGGAGGAAGCCAAGACCGGGCCGCAACGGATCAAGGGCGGCGTCCCCCATAGCTGGACCTATATGCACAAGACCGGCACCGGGCAGGATCTGCCGCCGCGATCGACGGGCTACAATGATGTCGGCATCATGACCGCGCCCGACGGCACCAGCTATGCGGTTGCGGTGATGATCGGCAGCACCACCGTGTCGATCCCCGAACGCTGGCAGCTAATGCAGGCCGTGTCGCGCGCCGTGGTCGCCAATCATGAGAAGCGCTAG
- a CDS encoding ABC transporter ATP-binding protein, with protein sequence MTDQPAQAAIEIRDLTKVYKGGKRALDGINLTIPRGQIYGLLGPNGAGKSTTINILAGLVNKTSGSASIWGFDIDANPRNAKNSIGIVPQEIVFDPFFTPFETLENQAGYYGVPKDRRRSMELLRAVHLEDKANAYARTLSGGMKRRLLVAKAMVHSPPILVLDEPTAGVDVQLRQQLWAYVKELNAMGVTIVLTTHYLEEAEELCDRIGIINHGRVITDKPTRELIAMAQEKVVQVTVDRDITAPPSDPSFEKVELTDERTLTITYMKNRANAGQVLSAVQAGGLAIVDVVTRDPDLEDVFLNLTAAA encoded by the coding sequence ATGACCGACCAGCCTGCGCAAGCCGCCATCGAGATCCGCGACCTGACCAAGGTCTATAAGGGCGGCAAGCGCGCGCTCGACGGGATCAACCTCACCATCCCGCGTGGCCAGATCTATGGCCTGCTCGGCCCCAATGGCGCGGGCAAGTCGACGACGATCAACATCCTCGCCGGCCTCGTCAACAAGACCAGCGGCTCGGCCAGCATCTGGGGCTTCGACATCGACGCCAATCCGCGCAATGCCAAGAACAGCATCGGCATCGTGCCGCAGGAGATCGTCTTCGATCCCTTCTTCACGCCGTTCGAGACGCTGGAGAACCAGGCCGGCTATTATGGCGTGCCCAAGGACAGGCGCCGCTCGATGGAGCTGCTGCGCGCGGTCCATCTGGAGGACAAGGCCAATGCCTATGCCCGCACGCTCTCCGGGGGCATGAAGCGCCGGCTGCTGGTGGCCAAGGCGATGGTCCATTCGCCGCCGATCCTGGTGCTGGACGAACCCACCGCCGGCGTCGACGTGCAGCTGCGCCAGCAGCTCTGGGCCTATGTGAAGGAACTCAATGCCATGGGGGTGACGATCGTCCTCACCACCCATTATCTCGAAGAGGCCGAGGAGCTGTGCGACCGCATCGGCATCATCAACCATGGTCGGGTCATCACCGACAAGCCGACCCGCGAACTGATCGCGATGGCGCAGGAAAAGGTGGTGCAGGTGACGGTCGACCGCGACATCACCGCCCCGCCCAGCGACCCCAGCTTCGAGAAGGTCGAGCTGACCGACGAACGCACCCTCACCATCACCTATATGAAGAACCGCGCCAATGCGGGCCAGGTGCTGAGCGCAGTGCAGGCCGGCGGCCTCGCCATCGTCGACGTGGTAACCCGCGACCCCGACCTGGAGGATGTCTTCCTCAACCTGACGGCGGCTGCCTGA
- a CDS encoding FUSC family protein, which translates to MPRPFSSLLDRVTPRTIDELECALSVLGAILLAHLLGATHVSWAAFAGYMVMRGHAAETLARGVLRIIGTVAGGLIALGSAPFIVGYWPAAAAALALMGTISLYAAITSRRSYAWLFFGLTYAMVVLDKIEHPAIALPEFVQTRVLETLAGIAASLIVSLASTLTLRRRWPAKRTPAATGAGWHGDSLRHALQAGVALALLVALNAWIPVPALAQGAIMIMAVMLLPVTGIGSSGLAPVSQRILQRMIGCIGGALFAAFFLVAGADNMALLLGATAIGVMLGRHLENGDPTHRYVGTQFTLAVLVMLVPDRYDQLVLEPGVERLMAIFIGMAVLMPVLLVGHLLSGRRADEATAPSSGESGGV; encoded by the coding sequence ATGCCGCGCCCCTTTTCCTCGCTGCTCGACCGCGTGACGCCGCGCACCATCGATGAACTGGAATGTGCGCTGTCGGTGCTGGGCGCGATCCTGCTCGCCCATCTGCTCGGCGCCACCCATGTCTCCTGGGCCGCCTTTGCCGGCTATATGGTGATGCGTGGCCATGCCGCCGAAACATTGGCGCGCGGCGTACTGCGGATTATCGGCACGGTCGCGGGCGGCCTGATCGCGCTGGGCAGCGCGCCCTTCATCGTCGGCTATTGGCCCGCCGCCGCTGCTGCGCTGGCGCTGATGGGGACGATCAGCCTCTATGCCGCGATCACCTCGCGCCGTTCCTATGCCTGGCTCTTCTTCGGCCTGACCTATGCCATGGTGGTGCTCGACAAGATCGAGCATCCCGCGATCGCCCTGCCCGAATTCGTCCAGACCCGCGTGCTCGAAACGCTCGCCGGTATCGCCGCCAGCCTGATCGTCAGCCTCGCCTCCACCCTGACTCTGCGCCGCCGCTGGCCGGCCAAGCGCACGCCCGCCGCTACCGGTGCGGGCTGGCATGGGGATTCACTGCGCCACGCGCTGCAGGCCGGCGTGGCGCTGGCGCTGCTGGTGGCGCTCAATGCCTGGATCCCGGTGCCCGCGCTGGCGCAGGGCGCGATCATGATCATGGCAGTGATGCTGCTGCCGGTCACCGGCATCGGGTCGAGCGGCCTCGCCCCGGTCAGCCAGCGCATCCTGCAGCGCATGATCGGCTGCATCGGCGGCGCATTGTTCGCGGCCTTCTTCCTGGTCGCCGGCGCCGACAATATGGCGCTGCTGCTCGGCGCCACGGCGATCGGCGTGATGCTGGGCCGGCATCTGGAAAATGGCGATCCGACCCATCGTTATGTTGGCACCCAGTTCACCCTGGCGGTGCTGGTGATGCTGGTGCCCGACCGCTATGACCAGCTGGTGCTGGAACCGGGCGTCGAGCGGCTGATGGCGATCTTCATCGGCATGGCCGTGCTGATGCCGGTGCTGCTGGTCGGCCATCTGCTGAGCGGCCGGCGCGCCGACGAAGCGACCGCCCCGTCCAGCGGCGAGAGTGGCGGCGTATAA
- a CDS encoding RidA family protein translates to MKKLLAPALLASLMIAAPAAAQKPLPAKLPFSPAIRVGDMLYMSGQIGQVPDGMDPHKEGFDAAVKNAMDSIGKILKDNGLDFGHVVKCTVMLDDMADWPRFNTTYVSYFEGKRLPTRSAFGADGLALGAPLEVECLASFK, encoded by the coding sequence ATGAAAAAGCTGCTCGCCCCCGCCCTTCTCGCCAGCCTCATGATCGCCGCCCCCGCCGCCGCGCAGAAGCCGCTGCCCGCCAAGCTGCCCTTCTCGCCCGCGATCCGGGTCGGCGACATGCTCTACATGTCGGGCCAGATCGGCCAGGTGCCCGACGGCATGGACCCGCACAAGGAAGGGTTCGACGCGGCAGTGAAGAATGCGATGGATTCGATCGGCAAGATCCTCAAGGACAATGGCCTCGACTTCGGCCATGTCGTCAAATGCACGGTGATGCTGGACGACATGGCCGACTGGCCGCGTTTCAACACCACCTATGTCAGCTATTTCGAGGGCAAGCGCCTGCCCACCCGCAGCGCCTTCGGTGCCGACGGCCTGGCGCTCGGCGCCCCGCTCGAAGTGGAATGTCTGGCCTCGTTCAAATAG
- a CDS encoding alpha/beta fold hydrolase produces the protein MTDGLMDRRGLLCGAGALAAGWAMPALAADFASRRIMVTVRGSGRDVLLIPGLASGPGIWNGVTGQMPGYRWHLVHVRGFAGLAADANGSGPVVQPVADEIARYIAAAGLRRPAVVGHSMGGTLAMMQGLKGLASRVMVVDMLPAGAAMVGGTANGMGYLADQLSQYFTGTAAGRRYLAQIVAQAPGAEGSNPEVIATALRDLANTDLGPQLGRIGVPMSVVYAVGADQAQSVEITRRFRAAYAAKKDAKLMPIGPSGHVVMADQPTRFNAALGNFLKGV, from the coding sequence ATGACGGATGGACTGATGGATCGACGCGGCCTGCTCTGCGGCGCGGGAGCGCTGGCGGCGGGATGGGCGATGCCGGCACTGGCGGCGGATTTTGCCTCGCGCCGGATCATGGTGACGGTGCGCGGCAGCGGCCGGGACGTGCTGCTGATCCCCGGCCTTGCCAGCGGTCCGGGCATCTGGAACGGCGTGACGGGGCAGATGCCGGGCTATCGCTGGCATCTGGTTCATGTTCGCGGCTTTGCGGGCCTTGCTGCCGACGCCAATGGCAGCGGGCCGGTGGTGCAGCCGGTGGCGGACGAGATCGCCCGCTACATCGCCGCCGCCGGATTGCGGCGACCGGCGGTGGTCGGGCACAGTATGGGCGGCACGCTGGCGATGATGCAGGGCCTCAAGGGCCTCGCCAGCCGGGTGATGGTGGTCGACATGCTGCCCGCCGGGGCCGCGATGGTCGGCGGCACCGCCAATGGCATGGGCTATCTGGCGGACCAGCTCAGCCAATATTTCACCGGCACGGCGGCCGGGCGCCGCTATCTCGCCCAGATCGTCGCGCAGGCGCCGGGGGCGGAGGGCAGCAATCCGGAGGTGATCGCCACCGCGCTGCGTGACCTGGCCAATACCGATCTTGGCCCGCAACTCGGCCGGATCGGGGTGCCGATGTCGGTGGTCTATGCCGTCGGCGCGGACCAGGCCCAGTCGGTCGAGATCACCCGGCGCTTCCGGGCCGCCTATGCGGCCAAGAAGGACGCGAAGCTGATGCCGATCGGGCCGAGCGGCCATGTCGTGATGGCCGACCAGCCGACCCGGTTCAATGCGGCGCTCGGCAATTTCCTCAAGGGCGTTTGA
- the nadB gene encoding L-aspartate oxidase, producing the protein MPTITHDVVIIGSGAAGLTAAINLAQDRKVVVLAKGALDGGSTNWAQGGIAAVLDAGDSFAAHVHDTMVAGAGLNDQDTVEFVVSEAPAAIERLAALGVPFNPNEEGDGDEFGERWHLTREGGHSHRRIVHVDDATGHAVQVALLKAARANPNITLMEDMVAVDLITSRHGERYSGDGHVWGVYAFNKQTGHVDAILGRATILCTGGAGRTYLFSTAPRGATGDGIAMAWRAGCRVSNMEMNQFHPTCLYNLEVKNFLITEAVRGEGGHLKLPPGVPGGGERFMPRFDARAELAPRDVVARAIDHEIKRLGLDYVHLDISHKPPEFVKQHFPTIYARLLDLDIDITKEPIPVVPAQHYTCGGVIIDLDGRTDLPGLYAAGEVTESGLHGANRLASNSLLECFVFGEAAAKHIRAHWNELPAPPPIRPWDESRVTNGDEEVIVQHNWKEIRRFMWDYVGIVRTTKRLERAQHRIDLLSKEVDEYYGNFRVTPDLIELRNLLEVARLVVRSALHRKESRGLHYTLDYPETLAQAVDTVLAP; encoded by the coding sequence ATGCCCACCATCACCCATGACGTCGTCATCATCGGTTCCGGCGCGGCCGGGCTGACAGCCGCCATCAACCTCGCGCAGGACCGCAAGGTGGTGGTGCTGGCCAAGGGCGCGCTGGATGGCGGATCGACCAACTGGGCGCAGGGCGGCATCGCCGCGGTACTCGACGCGGGTGACAGTTTTGCGGCCCATGTCCATGACACGATGGTCGCGGGCGCCGGCCTCAACGATCAGGACACGGTCGAGTTTGTCGTCTCCGAAGCCCCCGCCGCGATCGAGCGGCTGGCGGCACTGGGCGTGCCCTTCAATCCCAACGAAGAAGGGGATGGCGACGAGTTCGGCGAACGCTGGCACCTGACCCGCGAGGGCGGCCACAGCCATCGCCGCATCGTCCATGTCGACGACGCCACCGGCCACGCCGTGCAGGTCGCATTACTCAAGGCCGCGCGCGCCAATCCCAACATCACCCTGATGGAGGATATGGTCGCGGTCGATCTCATCACCTCGCGCCATGGCGAGCGCTATTCGGGCGATGGCCATGTCTGGGGCGTCTATGCCTTCAACAAGCAGACCGGCCATGTCGACGCGATCCTCGGCCGCGCGACCATCCTGTGCACCGGCGGCGCGGGCCGCACCTATCTCTTCTCCACCGCGCCGCGTGGCGCGACCGGTGACGGCATCGCCATGGCCTGGCGCGCGGGCTGCCGCGTGTCGAACATGGAGATGAACCAGTTCCACCCCACCTGCCTCTATAATCTGGAGGTCAAGAATTTCCTGATTACAGAAGCCGTGCGCGGCGAAGGCGGGCATCTGAAACTCCCGCCCGGCGTGCCGGGCGGCGGCGAGCGTTTCATGCCGCGTTTCGACGCCCGCGCCGAACTGGCGCCGCGCGACGTGGTCGCCCGCGCCATCGACCATGAGATCAAGCGGCTTGGCCTCGACTATGTCCATCTCGACATCAGCCACAAGCCGCCCGAATTCGTGAAGCAGCATTTCCCGACCATCTATGCCCGGCTGCTGGACCTCGACATCGACATCACCAAGGAGCCGATCCCGGTCGTCCCGGCGCAGCATTATACCTGCGGCGGCGTCATCATCGACCTGGACGGCCGCACCGACCTGCCCGGCCTCTATGCCGCGGGCGAAGTGACCGAAAGCGGCCTGCACGGCGCCAATCGCCTCGCCTCCAACTCGCTGCTCGAATGTTTCGTCTTCGGCGAGGCGGCGGCCAAGCATATCCGCGCCCATTGGAACGAACTGCCCGCCCCGCCGCCAATCCGGCCATGGGACGAAAGCCGCGTCACCAATGGCGACGAAGAGGTCATCGTCCAGCACAACTGGAAGGAAATCCGCCGCTTCATGTGGGACTATGTCGGCATCGTCCGCACCACCAAGCGGCTGGAGCGCGCCCAGCATCGCATCGACCTACTGTCGAAGGAAGTCGATGAATATTACGGCAATTTCCGGGTTACGCCGGACCTGATCGAACTGCGCAACCTGCTCGAAGTCGCCCGGCTGGTAGTCCGCTCGGCGCTCCATCGCAAGGAAAGCCGGGGCCTGCACTACACGCTCGACTATCCCGAGACGCTGGCGCAAGCCGTCGACACGGTGCTGGCGCCCTGA